From the Eleutherodactylus coqui strain aEleCoq1 chromosome 7, aEleCoq1.hap1, whole genome shotgun sequence genome, one window contains:
- the LOC136573404 gene encoding vomeronasal type-2 receptor 26-like, which yields MFISFWDTPLVKANNRTVSFILLVSILIGFLCIFFFLGRPVNITCKLRQTSFGIFFCISVSSVLAKTIMVCVVFRATKPGSSWKKWIEAKCSYYIIATCSSIQVLICVTWLMVSPPYVEFDHLSFPGRIIIQCNEGSAIWFHSMLGYMGLLAMVSFVLAFIVRTLPDSFNEAKYITFSMLLFCSVWIAMIPAYLSTRGKYMVATEIFAILTSSAGILGCIFFPKCFILIMRPELNCRKKLREK from the coding sequence ATGTTCATTTCCTTTTGGGACACTCCTCTTGTGAAGGCCAATAACCGGACTGTGAGCTTCATCCTCCTAGTCTCCATCTTGATTGGCTTCCTCTGTATCTTCTTCTTCCTCGGACGTCCAGTGAATATAACCTGTAAACTGCGACAAACATCTTTTGGAATTTTCTTCTGCATTTCTGTTTCTTCTGTGTTGGCCAAGACTATCATGGTCTGCGTTGTTTTCAGAGCCACAAAACCCGGTAGTTCCTGGAAGAAGTGGATAGAGGCCAAATGCTCTTATTATATTATTGCAACATGCTCCTCTATCCAAGTCCTGATCTGTGTTACTTGGCTAATGGTGTCACCTCCTTATGTAGAATTTGACCATCTTTCGTTTCCTGGAaggatcatcattcagtgtaatgaaggctcAGCTATCTGGTTCCACTCCATGTTGGGTTATATGGGACTCCTAGCAAtggtgagctttgttctggccTTTATAGTAaggacattaccggacagttttaatgaggccaagtacatcaccttcagcatgctgctgttctgcagtgtctggattgccatgatcccagcttatctgagcaccagagggaaatacatggtggcTACTGAGATATTTGCCATATTGACCTCAAGTGCTGGAATATTAGGATGTATATTTTTCCCGAAATGTTTTATCCTAATAATGAGGCCTGAGTTAAACTGCAGAAAGAagttaagagagaaataa